A region of Streptomyces sp. R44 DNA encodes the following proteins:
- a CDS encoding prolyl oligopeptidase family protein, with the protein MSDDDPYLWLEDISGEAALAWVAERNAETADVLAADAGFAPLKARVREVLDASDRIPYTTRRGAHLYNFWRDAEHVRGVWRRTTLEQYRKDAPEWEVLLDVDALAAAEGEKWVWDGARVRRPAYDRALVRLSRDGGDAVVVREFDLATREFVEDGFRVPEAKTRIGWIDADTVFVGTDTGPGSLTDSGYPRTVRRWRRGTPIEESELVYEAEDGDVSAWGYRDDTPGFERDFVGRSLDFFRSETYLLEPDGTTVRIDVPDDALVHAHRRHLLVTLKSEWLGQPTGSLLAFGFDAFLAGDRTPEVLFTPDARTALAGHSWTRHHLILETMRDVSARIEVLTPGADGAGWTRTPLVGVPALSAVGVVDTDPDVSDEYFLDVSGFLQPSSLHRGHIGGDTEVLKQAPDRFDTAGLTVEQHFATSADGTRVPYFVIGPDHAVTGPGPTLLYGYGGFEVSLTPYYGAVTGRAWLEGGGTYVIANIRGGGEYGPDWHQAALRADRPRAFEDFAAVARDLVARGITTPDRLGASGGSNGGLLMGAMLTRHPELFGAIVAQVPLLDMTRFHKLLAGASWIAEYGDPDDAADLAHLRELSPYHRLTADRAYPPVLLMTSTRDDRVHPGHARKTAARLRELGHPVLFHENTGGGHAGAGDNEQAAHNSALVHTFLRRHLT; encoded by the coding sequence GTGAGCGATGACGACCCGTACCTGTGGCTGGAAGACATCTCCGGCGAGGCCGCCCTCGCGTGGGTGGCCGAGCGGAACGCCGAGACGGCGGACGTGCTGGCCGCCGACGCCGGGTTCGCCCCGCTGAAGGCGCGCGTGAGGGAGGTGCTCGACGCCTCGGACCGCATCCCGTACACCACGCGGCGCGGTGCCCACCTCTACAACTTCTGGCGCGACGCCGAGCACGTGCGCGGGGTGTGGCGGCGCACGACCCTGGAGCAGTACCGCAAGGACGCGCCCGAGTGGGAGGTCCTCCTCGACGTCGACGCGCTCGCCGCCGCGGAGGGCGAGAAGTGGGTGTGGGACGGGGCGCGGGTGCGCCGCCCCGCCTACGACCGGGCTCTGGTGCGGCTGTCCCGGGACGGCGGCGACGCCGTCGTGGTCCGCGAATTCGACCTCGCCACGCGGGAGTTCGTCGAGGACGGCTTCCGGGTGCCGGAGGCGAAGACGCGGATCGGCTGGATCGACGCCGACACCGTCTTCGTCGGCACGGACACCGGCCCGGGCTCGCTGACCGACTCCGGCTACCCGCGCACGGTCCGCCGCTGGCGGCGGGGCACGCCGATCGAGGAGTCCGAGCTCGTGTACGAGGCGGAGGACGGCGACGTGTCGGCCTGGGGGTACCGGGACGACACCCCCGGCTTCGAGCGGGACTTCGTCGGCCGCTCGCTGGACTTCTTCCGCAGCGAGACGTACCTCCTGGAGCCCGACGGCACGACCGTACGCATCGACGTCCCCGACGACGCCCTCGTCCACGCCCACCGCCGGCACCTGCTCGTCACCCTGAAGTCCGAGTGGCTCGGGCAGCCGACCGGTTCCCTCCTCGCGTTCGGCTTCGACGCCTTCCTCGCCGGCGACCGCACCCCCGAGGTGCTGTTCACCCCCGACGCGCGGACGGCGCTCGCCGGGCACTCCTGGACCCGGCACCATCTGATCCTGGAGACGATGCGGGACGTCAGCGCCCGCATCGAGGTCCTCACCCCCGGCGCCGACGGCGCCGGCTGGACGCGCACCCCGCTCGTCGGCGTCCCGGCGCTCTCCGCCGTCGGCGTCGTGGACACCGACCCGGACGTCTCCGACGAGTACTTCCTCGACGTGTCCGGCTTCCTCCAGCCGTCCAGCCTCCACCGCGGGCACATCGGCGGCGACACGGAGGTCCTCAAGCAGGCCCCGGACCGCTTCGACACCGCCGGACTCACGGTCGAGCAGCACTTCGCGACCTCCGCCGACGGCACCCGCGTGCCGTACTTCGTCATCGGCCCCGACCACGCCGTCACCGGCCCCGGCCCCACCCTGCTCTACGGCTACGGAGGCTTCGAGGTCTCCCTCACCCCCTACTACGGCGCCGTCACCGGCCGCGCCTGGCTGGAGGGCGGCGGCACGTACGTCATCGCGAACATCCGCGGCGGCGGCGAGTACGGACCGGACTGGCACCAGGCCGCCCTGCGCGCGGACCGGCCGCGGGCCTTCGAGGACTTCGCGGCCGTCGCCAGGGACCTCGTCGCCCGGGGCATCACCACCCCGGACCGGCTCGGCGCCTCCGGCGGCAGCAACGGCGGCCTGCTCATGGGCGCGATGCTCACCCGCCACCCGGAGCTGTTCGGCGCGATCGTCGCGCAGGTCCCGCTGCTCGACATGACCCGCTTCCACAAGCTCCTCGCGGGCGCGTCCTGGATCGCCGAGTACGGCGACCCGGACGACGCCGCCGACCTCGCCCACCTGCGCGAGCTCTCCCCGTACCACCGGCTCACGGCCGACCGGGCCTACCCGCCGGTGCTCCTGATGACCTCCACCCGCGACGACCGCGTCCACCCCGGCCACGCCCGCAAGACGGCGGCCCGGCTGCGGGAACTCGGTCACCCCGTCCTCTTCCACGAGAACACCGGCGGCGGCCACGCGGGCGCCGGGGACAACGAACAGGCCGCCCACAACAGCGCCCTCGTGCACACCTTCCTCCGGCGGCACCTCACCTGA
- a CDS encoding FABP family protein, which translates to MNDRDRQHPYPDAFRPDEAPAPHALLAPVTWLLGTWTGRGRGGYPSLAEEFAYEQEVTFSHDGRPFLHYEARAWLIDEAGTPLRPSARESGWWRLQPEGRVEALITQPTGIAEIAVGHADGTTVDLTTHEVALAPTAKQVDATRRRYTLTGEDTLDFVHDLAAVGRPLQHHLAVRLRRESRS; encoded by the coding sequence ATGAACGACCGCGACCGGCAGCACCCCTATCCCGACGCGTTCCGGCCGGACGAGGCGCCCGCGCCGCACGCGCTGCTCGCCCCGGTGACCTGGCTGCTCGGGACCTGGACCGGGCGGGGGCGCGGCGGCTATCCCTCGCTCGCCGAGGAGTTCGCGTACGAGCAGGAGGTCACCTTCAGCCATGACGGGCGCCCCTTTCTGCACTACGAGGCGCGGGCCTGGCTCATCGACGAGGCCGGCACCCCGCTGCGGCCCTCGGCCCGGGAGAGCGGCTGGTGGCGGCTGCAGCCCGAGGGGCGCGTCGAGGCACTGATCACCCAGCCCACCGGCATCGCGGAGATCGCCGTCGGCCACGCGGACGGCACCACCGTCGACCTCACCACCCACGAGGTCGCCCTCGCGCCCACCGCCAAGCAGGTCGACGCCACCCGCCGCCGCTACACGCTCACCGGCGAGGACACCCTCGACTTCGTGCACGACCTGGCCGCCGTCGGCCGGCCGCTCCAGCACCACCTCGCCGTACGGCTGCGCCGCGAAAGCCGGAGCTGA
- a CDS encoding putative leader peptide, with product MLRTALLTTRGHIDLLRVASAACRRGC from the coding sequence ATGTTGCGTACAGCCCTGCTCACCACGCGCGGTCACATCGACCTGCTGCGGGTGGCCTCCGCCGCGTGTCGCCGCGGCTGCTGA
- a CDS encoding ABC transporter permease encodes MTVDHAPPSAPPDISPLPDVESLTPARGPGRRPSVPRWLRRAVGPLLLLVLWQASSAAGVLPADVLASPGTIARAAGELAGDGTLPTAMGVSLRRVAVGLLLGGVVGIALALVSGLSRLGEDLVDAPVQMLRTVPWVGLIPLFIIWLGIGEAPKVALIALGVAFHLYLNVYAGIRGVDAQLVEAGESLGLGRWGLVRHVVLPGALPGAMTGLRYSLATAWLALVFGESINADAGIGFLMNQAREFFRTDVIVVCLVVYAFLGLLADAVVRTLERLLLQWRPTFTGQ; translated from the coding sequence ATGACGGTCGACCACGCCCCTCCCTCCGCCCCGCCCGACATATCGCCTTTGCCGGATGTCGAGTCCTTGACCCCCGCCCGGGGGCCGGGCCGCCGCCCGTCCGTTCCGCGCTGGCTGCGCCGGGCCGTGGGGCCCCTCCTGCTGCTCGTCCTCTGGCAGGCGAGCAGTGCGGCGGGGGTGCTTCCGGCGGACGTGCTGGCCTCGCCCGGGACCATCGCCCGGGCCGCCGGCGAACTGGCCGGGGACGGGACGCTGCCGACCGCGATGGGCGTCTCGCTGCGGCGGGTCGCCGTGGGGCTGCTGCTCGGCGGGGTGGTGGGCATCGCGCTCGCCCTGGTGTCCGGGCTGTCACGGCTCGGCGAGGACCTCGTCGACGCGCCCGTACAGATGCTGCGGACGGTCCCGTGGGTGGGCCTCATCCCGCTGTTCATCATCTGGCTGGGGATCGGGGAGGCGCCCAAGGTGGCGCTCATCGCCCTCGGCGTCGCCTTCCACCTCTATCTGAACGTGTACGCCGGGATCCGGGGCGTCGACGCCCAACTCGTCGAGGCGGGCGAGTCCCTGGGGCTCGGCCGGTGGGGCCTGGTCCGGCACGTCGTGCTGCCGGGCGCGCTGCCCGGGGCCATGACCGGGCTGCGGTACTCCCTGGCGACGGCCTGGCTCGCGCTGGTCTTCGGCGAGTCGATCAACGCCGACGCCGGGATCGGCTTCCTCATGAACCAGGCGCGGGAGTTCTTCCGCACGGACGTCATCGTCGTCTGCCTCGTCGTCTACGCCTTCCTCGGCCTGCTGGCCGACGCCGTCGTCCGTACTCTCGAAAGGCTGCTGCTGCAATGGCGACCGACCTTCACGGGGCAGTGA
- a CDS encoding ABC transporter ATP-binding protein: MATDLHGAVTVQGLTRSFDGRPVVDGLDLTLRAGQFTALLGHSGCGKSTLLRILAGLDREISGTVLVPRRRAVAFQAPRLMPWKKVWRNVLLGLPGKPGRAVAEKALAEVGLDHRSGAWPKTLSGGEAQRASLARALVRDPDLLLLDEPFGALDALTRIKAQRLVAELWQRRGCTVLLVTHDVDEALLLADRALVMRDGAIAYDTAVDLDRPRSPGDPALAALRTRLLAELGVTDGSDRGPADGSDRVLADDSDHGVADGELAAHAAA; this comes from the coding sequence ATGGCGACCGACCTTCACGGGGCAGTGACCGTCCAGGGCCTGACCCGCTCCTTCGACGGGCGTCCCGTCGTCGACGGGCTCGATCTGACTCTGCGCGCCGGCCAGTTCACCGCGCTCCTGGGACACAGCGGCTGCGGCAAGTCGACGCTCCTGCGGATCCTCGCGGGGCTCGACCGGGAGATCTCCGGCACGGTCCTCGTGCCGCGCCGCCGCGCGGTCGCCTTCCAGGCGCCGCGCCTGATGCCCTGGAAGAAGGTCTGGCGGAACGTCCTGCTCGGGCTGCCGGGGAAGCCCGGCCGGGCGGTGGCGGAGAAGGCGCTCGCGGAGGTGGGCCTCGACCACCGCTCGGGAGCCTGGCCGAAGACCCTGTCGGGCGGCGAGGCCCAACGTGCCTCGCTGGCCAGGGCGTTGGTACGGGATCCGGACCTGCTGCTGCTCGACGAGCCGTTCGGCGCGCTCGACGCGCTGACGCGGATCAAGGCCCAGCGGCTCGTGGCCGAACTGTGGCAGCGACGCGGCTGCACGGTCCTGCTCGTCACGCACGACGTCGACGAGGCGCTGCTGCTCGCCGACCGCGCCCTGGTCATGCGGGACGGCGCGATCGCCTACGACACCGCCGTCGACCTCGACCGGCCCCGCTCCCCCGGCGATCCCGCGCTCGCCGCGCTCCGCACCCGGCTGCTCGCCGAACTCGGCGTGACCGACGGCTCGGACCGAGGCCCGGCCGACGGCTCGGACCGAGTCCTGGCCGACGACTCGGACCACGGCGTGGCCGACGGCGAACTGGCCGCGCACGCGGCCGCCTGA